TTCAGCTATACATCTAGAAGATACTTTCTTCTGTATGCTTCTATAAAtctgcatgaagaagaagaaaaatcattTAGTGGAAGAGGCACTAATTTATCAGATCATAAACAAATTCTAAGATGACTTCTACTacttgtaaataaataaaaagaaaaaaaatcttaccCTAAAAATGATCCCCTGCCAGCCAGTTCTATTCTTACAACCTACAGTTCAAATTTTGAAGCCTAAGAAATATATATCAACTTGTCAGTAGAATTGCATCCACAACCATGATGCAGGGGATGTTAGTGTTACACACTACATTTAGCAGTACCTTGGATTGTAAAGAAAATTAATGAGAAGTAGCCATTTCGCCGGAAGCGGTTTCCTGTTCTAACTCGTTATGAGAATATGTGCTTGCCGAGAGTGCAGCACTCTCGTTGACATCTGCCAACGAAGAGAAATTGGATACGTTATCTCCTGCTGCTTTTGTCGGTGAAGCAAAGAAACTATCTGGAAGGGCCTGCTCAACGCTTCTTTAGAGCCAAGAAAGCATGAGATAAAACACGATATTAGAAACTTTCCATTAAATACACATTTAGATATGGGTTAAGATTAAGGCAAGAGATACCTAAAAGCCTGAATCACAATGCAATAGGAATAAGATCTGAAACAAAGTCAAGCACCATACCTGTTATCAAGATTTTTCACTTCCACATTTGcatttgcattattattttcactGCTACACTCAAAACCACCAATGAAAGCCGGGCCCACTTCTTTCTGTGGCTGTGGCTGCTCCTCCCCCCCCTCGGCAGTGCCTAATGAAAGTGTATAACTGAGGCCGCCCTGGTAGCCTGCGGTGTGAAGCATTTCAATAATGCAAAGAGCCTAACCCTTGTTAACTAGAATCATTCCATAGAGTATCATTGATAGACTAACCTGTAAGGTCTCCTTTAATGTTGTTATGGGAAGAAAGATCAGCAGTGCTAACTTGACCATGAAGTTGATGGGATAAGGGCGAAGGTGCACCGACAGAGTGACTgcgctgatgatgatgatgatgaatgggAATATTCTTGAAGTCTGGAAGCTGCAGATTCTTCAGCCTTCGTTCCTGAAGGTCAATGACCTGCTGCAATTCAGCCTGCTCCTCGAGTTTTCTTCTCAACAAGATATCATGCGGATTATATAACATTCTTGCTCCTGCATAGAACAGATccagtggaaaagaaaatagaaacagCATGATGAGACTCTTAACACAAGCAAATGCATACACATTAGCTTTCTAAGAATAAATGCTCCTTCCACTAAACAAAGTGCAATAGAAATGCCAAGTAGGGAAACTTaattaccaagatgaaaatcATAAGGTTCTTTGGAGTCAAATCTAGGACTTAAACATGGTGAAAAGTCCCCCCTCTCTGATTGCTGTTGCTGCTGTCTCCTGGATACATCAATATGAATAATATTAATTGAGGAATAGCTAGATATAAGTCAACAAAAGAGATGATATCAACTTACTTGTCAGGGATTTTCCCCTTCTCCTTGTAGGGCTTGACAAGTACGCGTGAATCACAGATAAAATGAGGGTTCCCCTTGGATAATATGAGCCTCACTGTCTCTGGATAGACAAAGGTAACAAACCCAAACATTCGCTTCTGCTGGTAGGGAATCCTCACGTCTTGCACAGGTCCAAATTTGCTTCAGAAGAACACAAATAGCTATTTAATAAAACACGGAGTACTTCATGTATAGTTTCTAAACACCCATTAAACCAATTGAACCTGTCTATTATCCCAAGAACTTAATAAGTAGCCTGCTCAAATTTCCTTTGTTTGTCTGTTGTAGACTTTTCCTTCTGATAAACAATAGTCATTGGAAAGCTGAAAACAGTTCTAAAGTCTAAACTAATTCTTAATTCGATAATACAACAACTAATGATTGTTGAAGGGCTATTGCAATACCCCAGATGCAAACTCAAATCCATCAAGGGTGACAAAAGTAACAAGTAAGACTCTGGTTATGCGGCATGATCAATATTAGAGGCAACAAAACTGGGGCCTTCTAATAGTGGACAGTCTATGGTATGTTTTACCTGAAATACTCTGAAACATCTTCATCCTTAAATGAGCTTTCAGCTGGAAATGTCAAATAAATCTGTCGCGAAGCTGAGTTAGGTTTTTCGGCTGAAATCATGGCTAGAAACTCATTCCTTTCTGGCCTGCCTCGGCCAAAGTTGTGAAATTCTTCACCCATCATATATGCTGTGGTGGCAGCTGCTCTGAAAAGGCAACACAAGCCCATggaataacaatatataataattcacaAATAAGAACAAAAGACAGCAAACAGAACTGAAGGGATCTCATCTTAAACAATTAACAAACCTCTGTGGATCATTTTGCTGCATAATCAGAAAATCAATGTACTTGTCATATGAGGATGGTGAAGTTCCAGCTACAAGCTGTGAAGCCATTAATCTCCGATGATGTTCAGTCTTCAACCTCAGGAACTCCTCGTGCTGTTCTAACCCCTCAAACCTACTAGGAGAACCAACAATGGCACCAAATGAATCATTCAAAGCACCATGCACAAACTTACAATTACTCCCATTTTTGCAGAAACCCCTTGCAAAGTAAAGGCATGGCTTATATCCAATTCCAGGGCCCCCTTCCTCGAACCCGAAACAAGCATCACTAGCAGAGTAGCTCCTCCTGTGAAAAGGAGCATCCCCGTTGTTGAGTGATTGCAAATTCTGACCACCAAGATCCAATAGTTCCTCATTCTTAGATGAGTCTCCAAGGAAGGGGAAACACTCATCTACCTGCTGCTCATCAACAAAATCACCACCAACAGGGTTGCAATCACCGTTAACACGAGGCGAAAACGAAGGAGAGTGAACAGCAACACTTCTAATATTCTCATAAGATAGTAAAGGACTCGACTTTGGACTAATGGGGTTATTTGGGATCCCAGAAAGTGGCCAAGCAGAAGAAGAGGGTGAAGATGGGTTCCTCGCAAAGTCAAAGCCATTAGAAGCTACTAATCTGGGAGAGGACTTGGAAAAGGGGTTGGTGGAAGGTCTTGTTATGGGGTTAAGAGGAGAAGGCGAAGAAGAAGGTGAAGAGAGTGTCAAACCCAAATGGGTCTTCACCCTTAAAACTATGTTGTGAAGAACAGGGTCAGGGCTACAAGCCAATCGAACTAATTCAGAGTCTTCCAAGTTCATGAGAAGATAGCCCATGATTTTGGAGGCATTTTCAGGCTCAATGCTTTTTATTTTGGAGAGAACCACATTCGTGGCTTCATAGGAAGATGAAGccattaaaaatcaaatcttggAGGAGTTGCTTGAAAGAACtaacgataataataataatggacgcggcggcggcggcggcggtgGAGAGTTATCTGGTGACTCCTTACCTGCAGTAGGTTTAGCTGTGATGTGAATAAGCTGCGGAACAAGACAGAAACACACACACTCCCACTCACTCagtcactcactcactcactctctctctctctctgtttttttttttttttttctttttcNNNNNNNNNNNNNNNNNNNNNNNNNNNNNNNNNNNNNNNNNNNNNNNNNNNNNNNNNNNNNNNNNNNNNNNNNNNNNNNNNNNNNNNNNNNNNNNNNNNNNNNNNNNNNNNNNNNNNNNNNNNNNNNNNNNNNNNNNNNNNNNNNNNNNNNNNNNNNNNNNNNNNNNNNNNNNNNNNNNNNNNNNATATATTTAACTTTAAcaacaaataattataattatatatggttggtttataatattaataatatacaacaattttttataaatgatagtttctttttatattaattttttaatattattttttcttagatGCTTAAAATAATTATGCATCATACATACTAGCATAAGAAGATTAATTTAAACAAATATCAGAAATTTAAATTCAGTCTTATTTATataacaatttattattttagtagattagaaaatactataaaaaatataacaaaattaaaatactttaaaataagaaaataatttttttagtactaAATTAATTTGAACATCTACcttaagaataaataattataagaatATATATCCATTTTagtattcaaaaaattttaaaccagATAATTTAAttcccaactaaaattaattactcgattggttCTTAACAATTAATTCCATCAGTCACTTAGGTCTTTTATTCCGTCAACTCTAATggaggacaaaatagtccctaacAACTTTAACAGGGGGCAAAATAGTCTCTGATCTTCTTTGTTTGAAAACGACACTATTCTCTCCCAATTTCTATCATATGTCGCATAACACTAACAGTTTAACACTGTAACTTCAAGTTACACAATGCACACTCTACAATTTCAATgttcacaacaaaaaaaatcctCAACTTGTTATCAACCAATTCATATTCAGGAAACTAATGATTATGTCTCTCAACTACTTGTTGTCTTCGATGGATCCAATGAATCTAGACAGCAAGTCTGATTTGTCAAGCAAGTCTGATTTGTCAAGACCCATCGTCGTCgttgccatctccctccaccTCTGCCCTATCATCTCCATGACCACATTGTCCACCACTCCAATCGCTTCTTTCAACTTCTTCTCCGACTCAATGTTCAGTAATCGCTTAAGTTTTCATATGAGCGGCAACGGCAATATTGCTCATTGTACTAATAGCTTGGATGCGAGGTCGAAACTGTCTTTCAATTTGGACtccgaaaaagaagaaatgaagcacTCGgtgtctatttcaaatgagaatttgcatatgaGGTCGAAAGATAATCTTCTCATGATGTCCTAATATCTaacaatctatattgcttgTCGAAAAGTGGAGAAAGGCGTGCCCTTGAGATAGTTATAGAACTTGGCCTTGAGGATGTTGGGGACGTTGTCGGAGTCGGAGGTGATGTTATCGAGGACGTGGAAGTGGATGTACTAGTAGAGATGGCAATGAGTAAGGTTTGGACTCTACCCTAACTCTACATGCGGGTTGAGAATTTCTCAACTCTAACCCTACCCGCACTCTAAAGTTCTAAGCACTATCCTATCCGATTCTACccgcataaaaataaaaaaaaattaaacaagtataaaattcaaccatttcaaatttcatacgtactaataaaatagaaaataaaaaactaagtttaaattaaaattaaaaacaataaaatcttaaagaaatctaatataaaattacaaataatatgataatCAACTAACTTAGTGGTTATTTCAACCTTTTATAAGAGAAAGATTGTAACTTCAACATTCACTTTCTTTACTACATACATAACTTTTACATATGTACCCTATCCTACCCGCAGGTAAACCTGCACCgcaccctaccctacccgcagtCCTAGGGGTGTTCGCGGTGCGATTTGGATtggatgctttttttttttaaatccgatccgatccgatccaatttcaagcggtttggattggattaattttggggttttgtaaattaaaataattaaatacatatagccactttttatttttaatattggattaacaatggtatttttttaaattgtgatcTATtgtgatatttttctaaaatgtgGGATGATTTAATATACGGAGTataaatcggaccgtccgatttttaggtacagaaatcggaccgtccgatttgtgtgctccaaaatttttttattttttcaacatAAATCGGAcagtccgatttgtgtactccaaacttttaaaaaattttaaacacaaatcggaccatagttttaaaaaatacaaaaaattaccaTGTTAAGGTATAACACTTATTCTACTTCCATATCCAAATTTTTTAGCCacatataacaagtctcaacatcaaattttaaataattaacaatgacataacaaatctcaataatatcttaaaaaatcaacaataacataacaATGGAAATAAAATTctaggttagttaaaataaataaataaataaataacattttgaacataaaatatttattaaataataataatacatgaagaatataaaatgtataacaaattgaacatgttataagtataattgtaaatataataataaaataataatatttaacacattgtgcggtttggattggattggatctgTTATGAAAAGTATATCCAAAATCTGATTTGGTCCAACggtttgcaaaaaataaaattcaatcaaatcCAAATGAGTGTGATTTTAGTCGATTTTCGGTTTAGATTGGATTGGATGAGCGATTTAATTTGGATCGGTTTGAATTTGAACACCCCTAGACAACCCTATCCGAACGGGTTGGTTCGGGTTAGGTACTCGCGTGTAAGGTATAGATTGTCAGTCCTATGTACTAGTCACAAAGATTTAGGAAGTGTGTGGTTCATgacatgttgaggtaggtgCGACACGTGTGACAATTACACCATCGCTTAATCTTGGAGCTAAAGATGAGGAaagaaaagatggaaaagaagactGAGAAGGTGAATAAGGAGAGTATGAATATTAGAGTTATGCGAGATAGGATAAAAATTAAGGAAGAGCAGTGTCGTTTTCGAATCCCTTGTTAGATCATTTTGGCCCCTGTTAGAGTTatcagggaccattttgtctttcgttagagttgacggagtcaaggacctaagtgactaacgaaattaattgttaagaaccaatcaagtaattaattttagttagggACTAAAGTGTCTGGTTTAAAATTCTTTTACCAAAATGGGTATATActctaattataattatgtaTGATTGgtgtataataaataataatatatgacaCTATTtttaaataggaaaataaaattttaattaatgctaaatatatttgattatctatattaaaaacaaattattatatttacgcATGATTcgtttataatattaataatatacaaCAATTTTTCTAATGATAGTTTCATTTCATATTAATGTCTTAacattaattttatgtatttgattataataatatatatccatacaataatattataagagaattgatatattttaaaatagaaaaataatttttttattaatgataaattaatttgataatcTATCTTAAGAACAATGAATTATAATTATGCATGATTggtatataataaattataaaatattcgATAGCttatttttaaatgataatttttttcatattaatatttttaaaattaaattacataattaattaaaaatagttatgtattcatacaataataatatagtagGATTGATAAAcattataatagaaaaaaaatttaattattactaaattaatttgattagctattttaaaaacaaataattataattatgcattattggTTAAAGAAAAtgttaatacaaaattttaatgtaacaataatatatttttttctttttatataaatattttattataaatttttttatttaaataaatattttaaaataattttttactaaaatatccaTAGATAAAAAGCTCGATGAAAATGCGCATGGTCAACTCATTAGTACTACCTGATACCGCCCGTTAAATAGAGTTAGCCATCAACTGATACCATCCGCAAAATAGAATTAACCATCAACTCAATTCAGGCACGTGTCAAGATCATATCAGTTACGTTACCTGCAAAATAGAATCTTATCTCAGTTACGTTAATTGGACATGCTGTAAGTCTGCAACCATGCAGCTCCTTGCTTTTGCGAGTAGCCACATCAAGTAGGGCACTCACGAAATGAGATAAGGTCAgattatttaagtaaattgattggatttcaaatttaatagattctaactttttaaaataGCAGATATATTTACAACTTTTTTATATCTATATAAATTGTTATGGTATATAACAGTTTTTAAATTGAACTGCCGTAAAATATAGCactttatgaaaaaattaatgggtatattatttgtatattattgtTATCCAAATTTTATAGATAGATCAAAGTAGAGTGATTAtaaggtgttaaattaatttgttattaaatttttttaaaaaaatgtgaaatttaATAACTAGACctgtattaatatattttgacaAGATCAACTAtagttataatataattaatatttgacGGTTGAaatgataatataattatttatcaaataaaaaaatattaatttaagaatCGATATTGGTTTTAGGTATTGGTGGcattattttactttcttttaattttttatttatgactaATTATACGGTGCATAAGAATTGGtgtctaattttttgtttaacttgttttttagaacatattttaaattttaaaaatttgtttacttttatatttttaaaattaaatattattttataatgtttttAGCAAATTAAACATTAGTTTTAAACACAATAGGTCAATAATAATtacctaaataaaaaataaagagtacaatattttttattctagaCAATAATAAGAATacaatattcaaaaaaataaaagaatattgtactctctattttatttatttataagtgGATTGATAAATTTGTTTaggaaaaaacaaaattttttaaatttatgtttaataaagataaagttcATCCATATATTTAACTTGaagaacaaataattataattatgtatGGTTGGttcataatattaataatatacaattttttttataaatgatagtttctttttatattattttttaacattatttttacTTAGATGCTTGAAATAATTGTGCACCATAAAATACTAGCATTTAGCATTTATCTATCCGCTTAATTAAGTAGTGAGAATTTGAATTTAACTATATTTAGGCAACAATCTATTAGGCAACAATCTATTATCCGGATAGATTAGAGggtattgtaaaaaaaattaaaatactttagaataagaattttttgtattagtactaaattaatttgactttataatattaataatatacaacaatttttttaatgatagtTTCATTTCATATTAATGTCTTAACATTAATTTTATGTGAttgattataataattatacatccatacaataatattataagagaattgatatattttaaaatagaaaaataaattttttattaatggtAAATTAATTTGGTGATCTATcttaagaataattaattataattatacatGATTAgtgtataataaattataaaatatttcataatttttttaaataatagttttcttttatattaatattttaacattaaattacataattaattaaaataattatgtattcatacaataataatatagtagGATTGATAAACATTATAATAGGAAAACTTTTTTGTTAATgttgaattaattttattagctattttgaaaacaaataattataattatgcattattggTTAAAAAAAcgttaatacaaatttttagtgcaacaataatacatttttttctttctatatagatatttattataaccttaataaaaaaatttagtgcaaTTAcggataattaatttttgtatattacaAGTATACGAAAACTAACttaattattgaaatttttattttttagttatactGAAAATTAATATAACTAAACTtataaactgaaaaaaaaacatattaaagaaactaaaaataatgtattcaaataaaatagacgtaataaataaatttaaatcacattttaaatttttctaaaactaaTCTAACTAAATCCTAATGTTTTAGTaccaaattatttaaataatatgcCAACTATTTAAATTTGGACCTTggataaatatatattagagtaatttttgtaaaaacaaCTAAATGAAACAGTGTTGTGTCATTCGTTTGAACATTTAGAATTCTTGAACATTTAGAATTCTTTTAAATTCAAGCAATTCTCCTGTTAAGTAAACATCGTTACTGCTATCAATATAATGCGATGGAATATAGAATAACCACactgaaaaattaaattgacaTTTACTTCTTTCAATGACATTGCATTGACAAACATCTGAGCGATACTTtctgaaaataaaatcacaatatgttagaaaaatattttgtattattgaaaacttaaaagaagaaattttaaacactatatcaattttttaaattgcacCCCTAAGTCTGACATAATTCTTTGAAACTGAACCTAAAACGAGAAAATTTAATCTCATTATATACTCTATTTCAAAGATTTTTCAATAGATATAAAAATTATGGAGAGAATGAAATTTGATCTTGAcctatacatttttttaaaataattgtta
The Arachis duranensis cultivar V14167 chromosome 5, aradu.V14167.gnm2.J7QH, whole genome shotgun sequence genome window above contains:
- the LOC107488387 gene encoding zinc finger CCCH domain-containing protein 55 isoform X1, with product MASSSYEATNVVLSKIKSIEPENASKIMGYLLMNLEDSELVRLACSPDPVLHNIVLRVKTHLGLTLSSPSSSPSPLNPITRPSTNPFSKSSPRLVASNGFDFARNPSSPSSSAWPLSGIPNNPISPKSSPLLSYENIRSVAVHSPSFSPRVNGDCNPVGGDFVDEQQVDECFPFLGDSSKNEELLDLGGQNLQSLNNGDAPFHRRSYSASDACFGFEEGGPGIGYKPCLYFARGFCKNGSNCKFVHGALNDSFGAIVGSPSRFEGLEQHEEFLRLKTEHHRRLMASQLVAGTSPSSYDKYIDFLIMQQNDPQRAAATTAYMMGEEFHNFGRGRPERNEFLAMISAEKPNSASRQIYLTFPAESSFKDEDVSEYFSKFGPVQDVRIPYQQKRMFGFVTFVYPETVRLILSKGNPHFICDSRVLVKPYKEKGKIPDKRQQQQQSERGDFSPCLSPRFDSKEPYDFHLGARMLYNPHDILLRRKLEEQAELQQVIDLQERRLKNLQLPDFKNIPIHHHHHQRSHSVGAPSPLSHQLHGQVSTADLSSHNNIKGDLTGYQGGLSYTLSLGTAEGGEEQPQPQKEVGPAFIGGFECSSENNNANANVEVKNLDNRSVEQALPDSFFASPTKAAGDNVSNFSSLADVNESAALSASTYSHNELEQETASGEMATSH
- the LOC107488387 gene encoding zinc finger CCCH domain-containing protein 55 isoform X2; protein product: MASSSYEATNVVLSKIKSIEPENASKIMGYLLMNLEDSELVRLACSPDPVLHNIVLRVKTHLGLTLSSPSSSPSPLNPITRPSTNPFSKSSPRLVASNGFDFARNPSSPSSSAWPLSGIPNNPISPKSSPLLSYENIRSVAVHSPSFSPRVNGDCNPVGGDFVDEQQVDECFPFLGDSSKNEELLDLGGQNLQSLNNGDAPFHRRSYSASDACFGFEEGGPGIGYKPCLYFARGFCKNGSNCKFVHGALNDSFGAIVGSPSRFEGLEQHEEFLRLKTEHHRRLMASQLVAGTSPSSYDKYIDFLIMQQNDPQRAAATTAYMMGEEFHNFGRGRPERNEFLAMISAEKPNSASRQIYLTFPAESSFKDEDVSEYFSKFGPVQDVRIPYQQKRMFGFVTFVYPETVRLILSKGNPHFICDSRVLVKPYKEKGKIPDKRQQQQQSERGDFSPCLSPRFDSKEPYDFHLGARMLYNPHDILLRRKLEEQAELQQVIDLQERRLKNLQLPDFKNIPIHHHHHQRSHSVGAPSPLSHQLHGQVSTADLSSHNNIKGDLTGYQGGLSYTLSLGTAEGGEEQPQPQKEVGPAFIGGFECSSENNNANANVEVKNLDNSVEQALPDSFFASPTKAAGDNVSNFSSLADVNESAALSASTYSHNELEQETASGEMATSH